GTACGACCGACGTACGTATACTGACGCCTTCTTTTATTTCTCACGTATGTTTATTGTTGAGAACCACACACACATGGTTTAACATATTAAACCATGTGTGTGTGGTTCTCTTTGTTTTGTATCTACTACGTGTTCGTACTTTcctaacattttttatatagaaaTCCTTCCATTCATTTATTATctgaattgttattaaaaatacaattaaataatataatacaaaagcaCTTGCATTGtacgttaaaattattttagaatctGTTACAAAAATTCTTGCTAGCGAGGGCCGTTGGTTACAATGTTCGACAATGTGAATGACCTgcaaagtcagccattgacggtcaattattctcacgttactgcagcgcaaacggcagcgaagatgcttcataagtcgagccgtcatgcacgcagccaccaatacacgatcagttatagttgtgggtgctgcagaaacgtgagaataaatGATCGTCAATGGCGACTACTTCttagaataaattattaaaacattaatgtGAAGATTAAGTTTTGGTTTTAGTTCTTGTGTTTGTGGTTTTGgatattattcaaattatataATCTACGGAATTCGTGACATGTTTGGAGCCTGCGAATTTATGGATTGTTCTGCGAATTTATGAattgtttttcatattatttatttatttattaagtttcaagtttctgccaatccgaattgggccagcgtggtggactattggtctaaaccctctcattctgagaagagactcaagctcaacagtgagccgaatatgggttgataataataaagttttaagtaattgtaaacgtattttttataatttagttttcagTAAGAAATCTTTACGCTATTTGGGCCCTCAACTAATTGGATCAGGGTCCAGGACCGAGGCAGGCTACTGCTGGTATGTTTCTTACggattaaataaacaattggttatataatattatgtaggtatactacagttctcgtatttttaaaatctcttTGATCGAGCTTCTAAGAATGGTAGAGagcaaaaccatttttaaaatcatagcTTGAACATGACAATGCCAAAGGGGCATTGTTCCTTTGCTATCAGCAACTCGCTGCGTAATACCTACTGCTGTGAGCTAAATACAAACAAgcttatttagatattatttgaatTGTCAACCGTTTGATGCAACTCACGTGGGTGTCACAAAAGGTTTTTGTCAAGTCAAGGAACAATGGGAATGTTTATATAAGAACTTTTAGCCGCTGACAATAAGCATTTTATTGGGGAATTTACAAAACCTGCTAACATATTTACAAGTGGttatatgctatattatattgtatagaataaattaattaaataagatatcactaaaatataatattttgtaaagtgttttgaaattaggtatatttgatTGAATGACAAGTGAACCCTTGACTTACGAGTAGAGATGTCGCTGAGACGTATGCGCCCACTCGACAGACGCACAAGTGTATGTATATACCTCTGACGGTTCCACTTTCCAGAGGCATGCACCGGGACACGTGCGTTGTCGGTTCTAACGTTTTCATTCTGTAGGTGCGAGTACAAGCCTGCGACACCAAAGTTCATAACGCAGCTGTAGACCAGTGCAGCCGCTTTGCCTCCGCTTTTCGAATATCTTATATATTTCTGTACTATATACCTATTATCAGCTACAACATCATACGAAActcaataaataagtatttctgTAGAGAATAGCGATGGAGAAATTCCAAAAAGTTTGAATCCGGATATTTTCTTTCGGATATTCTCTTTCGGGGATTTTCCAATTATTTTATCGTTTTTAAACtacgttttaattaatttttctttttattaatatattatatattagtcacagcggcaacagaaatacatcaCCTGTGAAAATGTCACCAGTCTGACTATCACGGACGGACGGAGGTGTAGTAATAAGATCCAACTTTACCGACTACGGAACTCCTGATTGGACAAGAATGAGAAAAGAAATCTTACGCTGGCTTGACGTAAGACGTGGGTGTATGGTTGCGCGTCTCCACGACCTCTTGCTCCGTCGTGACGGTCGACGCGACAGGCTCTCCGGACACTTCTGGGTCCAGCAGACCCTGCTCCTCATCGGGGACGCGGGTCCTGCCCCTGTCGAAGAAGTTCCTGACGAATTTCACGGGTCTGCGCCTGGCGGGTGGGAAAGATATTACTTAGATATTATCGTGATAAGTgacttttcgcttttatatacaGTTCCATAATAGTCGGAGAGCCAGCGACCGCCAGACCTTCATCGTtgaataaaagctgaaagtttttcagCTCATGCTTCTACCGTAGGTATGTAGGGACGGTAGTCAACTATGGAGCAGCTTTCAAGGCTCCAGACCCTCAATTGTCTAAgtgtaaagtgtatttttttatatttttatcggcataatatgagaaatgttATCTTCAATCGCCAGGTACTTatcttcatggcaacccttcgctgaGACCCTTAGTTTCATCTTAAATTCGGGTACGGAACTCTTGAtaggacaaaaaaaaaaaagataggaCAGGAAAGAAATCAAATCTTACGCTGGCATCACACAAGACGTGGGTGTGCGGTTACGCGTCTCCACACTCGCTTGCTCCGCCGAGACGGTCGACGCGACGGGCTCTTCGGACACTTCTGCCGGGTCCAGCAGACCCTGCTCCTCATCAGGGACGCGGTTCCTGGCCCTGTCGATGCAGTCTCTGACGAACTTCACGGAACTGCGCCTGGTGGGTTGGGAAAACGTTACTTTagagtaaagtaaaattaaaggaTGGGAATTTTTAATAGTACCCAATATTGTATTCATGCTCAATATAACGAGAATATTCATTGATATAAGTATCGCAGCGTAAGTGTGGTGATGgcataatatcataaaaattttaataaaaagaattcaACCGTCTTCCAACTCAAAGACAccgccgccttcaaactgatcagaaggtaggacaataggtaagatgttattttttgtttaagttaatttttgagttggaaatcggttgaatttttttttattaaaattttcattttattatttttagtgttagcaaaCCTactacgtgatagcccagtggatttgacctctacctccgattccggaggttgtgggttcgaatctggtccggggcatggacctccaacttttcagttgtgtgcattttaagaaattaaattatcacatgtcttaaacggtgaaggaaaacatcttgaaaaaacctgcataccagagaattttctcaattgtctgcgtgtgtaaagtctgccaatccgtattgggccagcgtgatggactattggcctaacccttctcattttgagaggagactcgagctcagcagtgagtcgaatatgtgttgataataatATGCATATCCACAAAAACGTGAAAGATATTATAACTCATAAGGAAAGGTAttaactgtcctccgtcttcatcaccaaatcGCTTATGCAGTCACAACCCCGTGGGtataaagttctcatcaatataaaatttatcgagtccaaacacaaggtagctactatgaaccgtcaaggagttcactctccttcgtcttcatcactagacccctaatacagtcacaaactatctaggtggaaagttctcattaatacaaatttatcaagcccaaacacaaggtagctactgtgaaccgtcgaggagttctctttactgtccttcgtcttcatcaccagacccttgatacagtcacaacccatttaggtggaaagttctcatcaatacaaattaatcaactCCAAACAAacggtaactgctgtaaatgcTGACGaattccatcgtctgtgttttgtctacatcatcagaccaactctagaccttcataaaattgtagaaaCACTAACACACGCACTGGTcgtctctacaatttttgaaagttcccctcaatttctccaggatgccatcatcaaatcctgacatgaaaaatattGGACCACCCagaaatcaaacccttcaaaacaaaaagaattttcaaaatcggtctataaatgacggaattatcgctggacatacataaaaaaccaaaaaaaataaaacatacatacagccgaacgtagaacctcctcttttttggaagtcggttaaaaatatctgtaatttcaaaatagttgtattttttcaagtgCATACTCGTAGTGGTGGAGTGCCGTAAGGTGTCTGTCCAATCCAATGCCAAAGTTAAGATGCTCTTTCAAATCGTAATCACAAAACTATGATACTTAGAAGTTGGCAGGTTTTTGTGCAATATTGGGAGGATTACAGTTCCTGCACTTGCAATGAGGACCGTGATGTGTATACGTCTTCTTCAGAcgaatatgtatattttttttaatctacacaCAACACACGACCTGTGTGCCAAATGTAATAACGCTAGGGCAGTTGGAAGTGGCCTAAAGGTTTTGATTACCAGTCAGTGAGTCTGTCAGGGCCAAAATTAGCTATTTTCACAGGGTCATATTTCAGGATCTACTTGAGCTATATCTATGGAATTTGGCATATCGGTTTAGTACTAGTATGTGATTACGTAGGTGTAATTTCATCTTCATACTTGCAAAAGGCACTGAGTTACAGGGGGGTCAATAGTGGATCGAAACGGTTCGTGTATATACTGGTCGGCATCCACGCGGCCTCTTGCTGGAACTTGGCCTGCTCACTGCCGTGCGCTTAGATCTCGGCATCCAGGGCCAGTCAATGAATCTTTATATAAACTTTGGGAATGTGTTTGTAATTGTATATAGaacaattatgaaaaaaataatttgtgtgatcttaatttttttaataataatttgtttactatttttatattgttaatataatttatatttttagaatggaagagaataccTTGAGCAGTAGCAGAAGTTTGTGATTTCGGTTGCAGGTTTAAGGGATTCCTTCCGACATGCCAACACTCACCATTCACTGCTCAAGCTATTCTCCCCGTCTATCCCATAAAAGTTACccataaatatttacacaacaagtcaagtcaagtcaaccGCTCGAACGCCACTAAAATACTATATAGAATTCACCGTACGGCGTGCGCCCGACCGATCGCTACCCCGCTCTAACTctctactctttacggaaacaagacgcaccacctagcgtcggcacgagccaacacgagatcgagcgccCGATCTTGGCAGCCGTCCCGTGCGGTCGTCTGTCCTCGCCTATGCAGGTTTTCGATCCCACGGTGGAGGCCACCAATATTGGTTCTTCTTTTGAGAGGGTGCTAGTTTTTCTAGTACTGTCTTGAACACCGATTTCGTTGtgctgtgttgtgttgtgttctgCGTTGTACTAGTGTAGTTAAGTGGTTCCGGTCCGTGAGTACACTAGAATAAGAGTAGGTACACCCACGTCACCTAAAGGCGTGGACCACTAGGGCCACACAGTAGGTACTCACCTCCCCGCCCCGGTGGGGAGGCCCTGTTAGTTCCGGGGTCCACTATGGACCCCAACTCCGTTCCGCCGCCGTACTTGGAGGCCCTCTTCAAGGACCTCCGAGTTAAATTTCCAGGCTATCTGGAAAGTTTTATGTCTTCGCAACCGATTGCGTCTCAAACCGTGACTTTGACTCAAAGTCAACCCCAATCAGGTAGTCCCCTTCCGGGAAATGCCGCCGCGTCCCCCGCTATCCCCGCAACCCCCGCGCCACTCGTGACCCAGCGCCACGTGCTACCTGCTCAGGTAGTGCGCCCGCCGCTGGGCAGCCAATCCGCGGCCCGCGACCCACGTGTCTCGGCCTCGGGTCGCCCGGCAACACCGATTCCGGCTCCGTCCGTAGGGCCTAGCGCGCCTAACGCGCTCCCCGGGCCCTCAGCCCACCCAAAGGGCACTTTGCCACCCTCCCGCGAATCTATGACTCGCACTCCGACCAACACGGTCCATAGGCCTTCCGCCATGGACATTTGCGATATCCCAGAGTCGCAGGGCTCACCGGCTCCAGTTGACGATGGCTTCACTGTCGTCGTAAGTAATCGAAAACGGCGAAAGGCTACTAAAACCGACGCTCAGCCCACTACCACTAGCAAGGTCACTGTGACCGAGAGCCAAGCTCGGTCACAAACCTTATCCGATTCAGACTCCGAAAGTGAGGACTCTCCTATGGAGGAACCTCGCAAGGAGAAGATCCCCCCAATGTTTATTAGGGACAAGGACGCATGGGCAAACAAAATTGTCCCCatgctaataaaaaacaatatcccTATTCCAAACGCCCAGCTTACCACCTTAGGTATTCGTGCGGAATGCGAATCATCCGGTGACCATAGGCGTCTGACAGCTTTATTGAGGTCAAACTCAATAGGCTATCACACTTACGCTCTGAGCGATGAGCGAGTCCTCCGCGTAGTAGTCCGCGGTCTCCCCAAGGAGCTTGATACTGAGCTCATCAAAGCCGACCTGCTTAAACAGGATCTCCCCGTCCAGGAGGTACACCGAATGTACCGATCACGCTCAAAAGAGCCGCTAGACCTCTGTCTAGTGATCCTCGAGCTCTCTCCTGAGGGCAAGAGGATATACAACTTGAAGGCGATATGCCACCTCTCTGGCCTCTCCTTTGAGAAGCCCAACAACCGTGGCCGCATAGGTCAATGTCATAGATGCCAGACCTATGGACACTCCCAAAGGAATTGTTTTGCCCGTCCCAGGTGCGTTAAGTGCCTGGGAGATCACGGCACGATAGATTGTCCCCGCAAGGAACGGATCGCTGAAGTGCCCCCAAGCTGCGTGCTGTGCGGCGAAGCCGGCCATCCCGCGAACTATCGCGGATGCCGGAAGGCCCCACAGCCAGGCAAGCGAAGGGGCAGGGCAGCGGGCCGCAAACCGGCGGCACCCAAAAAGCCCGCTCACAGGTTTGTTCCAGCGCCGGTGCCTACCACCAACGCTTGGAACAAGCCATTGTACGGAGCGCCTAACGCTCCTAGTGCGGCACCGGCTTCTCCGGTCGCCAAACAGCCCCCGAGGGCCGCTCCTGCGGCCCAACCCTCTCTCTCGGCCCCTCAAGCCTCGTCCAAACCTTCATACGCGACTCACTCCTTCTCGGATGTATTCAGTATGGAAGAATACGATCTCTTCATTGAGAAATATAAAGTAGACcccctaagggcaataggcgagcacagtatcatgctccgcgcgatcgaaaactataaaaattttctaaatggctcacaacggtagattaaaaccacattccctgactgtcggcttcttcaatgcagacgggctcaccgataaattACTCGAGGTCCGCGAATGGATAAGCGACCACAAACCGGACATCTTTCTGGTGCAAGAGACCGTCTTGAAACCTAGCCTTCGCGATCCCAAAATAGGGAATTACCTAATGATTAGAAACGACCGGACCACCCAAAGGAAGGGAGGTACAGCTATATATCACAGAAGGGCTCTTCACTGCACTCCTCTTGATCCTCCCGAGCTTACTAACATGGAAGTCTCAGTATGTCAGGTCAGTATGACCGGCCATCCGCCGATCACACTGGTTTCAGTTTATAAACCCTGCGGTAAACGTCTCTTAGAGAGTGACATTCAGACACTCCTCTCCTTAAGTGACTCCGTCATTTTGGCCGGTGACTTTAACGCTAAACATACAAGTTGGCTCAAcgcttataataacactagcgGCAACACTCTAAGAAGACTGACTGACCGCGACGATGCTAATTTCATTTTGCTCACCCCCGACAAACCAACACGTTACCCGAGACTGACGGACACACGAAACCAAACTCCGAGCGTACTGGATCTGGCACTCCTAAAGAACATCACTCTTGAAGTGAGTCCTTTGGAGGTGTTCTCGGATCTGGCCTCGGACTCGGACCACAGACCAGTTATACTCCAGCTTGGCCCCCCGCCCTCCACGACCCCCCCGaccaaaactataattaattacggGAGACTGTCTGAGCGTCTCAAGTCCTTGGCTTCACAGCACCTAGATAAAATTCCTGACGAGATAGAAACGTTAGGCGAAGCGCTCGCAGCTTCTTCGAACCTAAATGGCCATATTCGCGAAGCAATAAAAGATTGCACCAAGGAGGTCCCTGCCTTCAGCAAGGCCCCCTTGTCGTCGGACCTACGGGCCCTACTAACGGATAGAAACGCACAGCAAAGACGCTACGAATCTGAACCGACCCGACAAAACGCGAGTCTACTTTGGACTCTCGGAAGACGGTGCAAGCGTCGCTTGCGCTGGCGTTATGACAGACAATGGGACGACCGACTGAGAGAGCTCGAGCCATCGCACGTAGCCTTCTACGACGTGGCAAGATATCTCAAAGCCGACCGCCTCGCAGCCACCCCACCTCTAAAACGCCCTGGCCTCCCAAACGCGATCGAGGACATCGATAAGGCCGAATGCCTAGCCGACAGTCTGGAAGCCCAGTGCACTCCAAGCACTACGGCATTTGTAAAATCACACGCGAAAAAAGTGAAGTCCGAACTCACTTCTATCTTATCTCGCCCCCCGGACGGAGTCGAAATTACCCCTACGTCATGCGAGGAAGTCTCTGCGGTTATCAAGGGCTTGCGCAAAAAGAAGGCTCCGGGGCCTGATACGATTAGCAACAAAGCTTTAAAGCTTCTCCCGGTCCAGATAATCAACCTCCTGGTGAACATCTTCAATGTTCTCCTAGCTCACTGCGCCTTCCCAGACGCATGGAAAGAAGCCACGGTCATTGGCATCCACAAGCCTGGTAAACCCCGCGACCTCCCGACTAGCTACCGCCCAATTAGTCTTCTCAACACCATTGGCAAGGTGTATGAGataatcattttgaatcgtctcaaagccatttgcgatgaaaagcaacttctcatcaaacaacagtttggatttcgatgtaaacactcatgtgttcatcaagtgcaccgcctcacggagcacattctaaccggttttaatacatttcataaccccatcgccaccggggcgctcttctttgacgtagctaaagcgtttgaccgcgtctggcacgaaggcttgatattcaaactaaaccgtttcggcgtaccaaacaaaatggtacgcttgctacacagctttctgtccaaccgcaccttcaggtaccgtatagacggcactctctcttcacccagacagattcgcgcaggagtccctcagggctccgtgctctccccgcttttatactcgctcttcacaagcgacattcccaccgaccacccgggcgtacacgtcgcccagtttgcggacgacaccgcactgtacgcgacggcagtaaaccgggtccacattagagcccgcctccagaaggcggtaaacattataggtaaatggttccgcctttggcgtatagaagtcaacccagagaaaagcgcagccgtgcttttcaccggcaaagcggtctcccgtctcaagtccggactcaaagaagtctccctttacggagcacccatcccctggcaacgtactgccaagtacctaggcgttaccttcgataaccgcatgagcttctccatgcacgttaacaaagcgagaaaaaaggccgcatacgtaatgcaccgcctttacgctatgataaataagaaaagtaaattgtccctccgctcaaagctaacgctttataaaactacgatccgtccgatcttaacctacgctagtgtagtgtttgcccaccgtcccaaagcgacccttaggccgcttcaaaccctacagaatcgttttctgcgtcaaatcacgggcgcgccgtggtttttacgcaataatgacctccatagagatctagaattaccgacaatagctaagtacatgaaacagctctctcaaaactattttgacagagctgccatccatcccaaccaactagtggttgaggcctgcaattacactcccaacctaaacgctaactgcaagcagaggcgtcccaagaacgtcctttacgatccagacgatgacataacaaccgacaatgcttcccaggtaacacaatcacaagctacacagcgtcttcgccggcgaagacgaggtccccgatatctaacgtcacccgaacgtgggttttctaactcacgatcttgggggcgtccggactgattcactcaggtcacggttacctcctccagaatggccttctaagccgaggtccgagtctcataggagacgcccttagagagccgttccgtcctctatctttctttcagccttcgggtcacatcaggcgatgcttctgcgctcgcccaaccccccccccggtgacgccgtagtggttccgcagggagctatcggcacctactcagacagaaaaaaaaaaaaaaaagagatcgagcgacgtcatatgcGTCTCTGACtactatttctttaaatataaaataaataaaattaggctccgacaaaaaaatttcaaaataattttcaatcttCTTCAATGCACAGAATTGGACCTACTGtatgacttattttttatttttataaaatttacttgatTCGATTTGTATTAAATCTATATtgcttatttctttttaataacatttatttatttggcttttctttaatttttaacaatattaataaaatacaaaatataatacaaaacattattaacattttataaa
This genomic interval from Bicyclus anynana chromosome Z, ilBicAnyn1.1, whole genome shotgun sequence contains the following:
- the LOC128199707 gene encoding uncharacterized protein LOC128199707 — translated: MDPNSVPPPYLEALFKDLRVKFPGYLESFMSSQPIASQTVTLTQSQPQSGSPLPGNAAASPAIPATPAPLVTQRHVLPAQVVRPPLGSQSAARDPRVSASGRPATPIPAPSVGPSAPNALPGPSAHPKGTLPPSRESMTRTPTNTVHRPSAMDICDIPESQGSPAPVDDGFTVVVSNRKRRKATKTDAQPTTTSKVTVTESQARSQTLSDSDSESEDSPMEEPRKEKIPPMFIRDKDAWANKIVPMLIKNNIPIPNAQLTTLGIRAECESSGDHRRLTALLRSNSIGYHTYALSDERVLRVVVRGLPKELDTELIKADLLKQDLPVQEVHRMYRSRSKEPLDLCLVILELSPEGKRIYNLKAICHLSGLSFEKPNNRGRIGQCHRCQTYGHSQRNCFARPRCVKCLGDHGTIDCPRKERIAEVPPSCVLCGEAGHPANYRGCRKAPQPGKRRGRAAGRKPAAPKKPAHRFVPAPVPTTNAWNKPLYGAPNAPSAAPASPVAKQPPRAAPAAQPSLSAPQASSKPSYATHSFSDVFSMEEYDLFIEKYKVDPLRAIGEHSIMLRAIENYKNFLNGSQR